The following proteins are encoded in a genomic region of Hoeflea phototrophica DFL-43:
- a CDS encoding CoA pyrophosphatase, which translates to MSSAASALPSGFDARDFRKRARGHDPDHALGADPAHLAHGDHVLNRDLMVHLDGIKLREAAVLVPVTDDGADAQVILTRRAVAMRKHSGQVAFPGGAIDPEDGSAEIAAMREAEEEIGLDRRFVEPVGRLPVYLTSTGFRITPVLAVVQPGYELVANPAEVDAVFQTPLSFLMDPANHKRESRVWENVERHYYVMPYGEHHIWGVTAGIIRTMYERLYL; encoded by the coding sequence TTGAGTTCCGCTGCGTCTGCGCTGCCGTCCGGCTTTGATGCGCGTGATTTCAGGAAACGGGCACGGGGCCATGACCCTGATCATGCGCTTGGCGCCGACCCGGCGCATCTGGCCCATGGGGATCACGTGCTCAACCGGGATCTGATGGTCCATCTCGATGGGATCAAACTGCGGGAGGCTGCGGTGCTGGTGCCGGTGACCGATGACGGGGCCGATGCGCAGGTGATCCTGACGCGGCGGGCTGTGGCCATGCGCAAGCATTCCGGACAGGTGGCGTTTCCGGGCGGAGCGATCGACCCGGAGGACGGCAGTGCCGAAATTGCCGCGATGCGCGAGGCGGAGGAGGAGATCGGGCTCGATCGCCGCTTTGTCGAGCCGGTGGGCCGCCTGCCGGTCTATCTGACGTCCACCGGGTTTCGCATCACGCCGGTGCTGGCCGTGGTGCAGCCGGGCTACGAGCTTGTCGCCAATCCCGCCGAGGTCGATGCGGTGTTTCAAACCCCGCTGTCGTTCCTGATGGATCCGGCCAATCACAAGCGTGAAAGCCGCGTGTGGGAAAACGTTGAACGGCATTACTATGTCATGCCCTATGGCGAGCACCACATCTGGGGTGTGACCGCGGGCATTATCAGAACCATGTATGAAAGGCTCTATCTATGA
- a CDS encoding DUF1285 domain-containing protein produces MAKTRTNAKTDAADLAAMITRAQADRNAGKDGLPPVERWNPPFCGDIDMEIRPDGTWFYMGTPIGRPALVRLFSTVLRCDGDNRIYLVTPVEKIGIRVLDAPFVAVEMTVSEEEGGQVLTFRTNVGDIVRAGPDNPLRFATHGETEQLKPYVLVRGRLEALVNRAVTYDLLALGEAVEIDGEEMFAISSGGAVFPVMAMAELEAKV; encoded by the coding sequence ATGGCAAAAACAAGGACCAACGCGAAAACAGATGCCGCCGATCTCGCGGCAATGATTACGCGTGCGCAGGCCGACAGGAATGCCGGAAAAGACGGTTTGCCGCCGGTTGAGCGCTGGAATCCGCCCTTTTGCGGCGATATCGACATGGAAATCAGGCCCGACGGGACCTGGTTCTACATGGGCACGCCAATCGGCCGGCCGGCGCTGGTGCGGCTTTTTTCGACTGTTTTGCGCTGCGACGGTGACAACCGGATCTATCTCGTTACACCTGTGGAAAAGATCGGAATTCGCGTTCTGGATGCGCCTTTCGTCGCTGTGGAGATGACGGTGAGCGAAGAAGAGGGTGGTCAGGTGCTCACTTTCAGGACCAATGTCGGTGACATTGTCCGTGCCGGGCCGGACAATCCGCTCAGGTTTGCCACCCATGGCGAGACCGAGCAGCTCAAGCCCTATGTTCTGGTGCGCGGGCGGCTCGAGGCTCTGGTCAATCGCGCCGTGACCTATGATCTGCTGGCGCTTGGCGAAGCGGTGGAGATCGATGGCGAGGAGATGTTTGCGATCAGCTCCGGCGGGGCTGTCTTTCCGGTGATGGCCATGGCCGAGCTGGAGGCCAAGGTTTGA
- a CDS encoding AAA family ATPase yields the protein MGRIETSADPIDEKAVIAAAEKALADISEVKKAVSEVIFGQESVVEQTLLAVLSGGHALLVGVPGLAKTKLVTTLGAVLGLSANRIQFTPDLMPSDILGSEVMDQDENNRRSFRFLPGPVFTQLLMADEINRASPRTQSALLQAMQEYHVTVAGAAHDLPRPFHVLATQNPLEQEGTYPLPEAQLDRFLLQVDVSYPEMAAERRILLETTGGADATPRAAITMERLAEIQALIRKMPVPESVVDAILELVRAARPGHGNAKVDESVSWGPGPRAGQAMMLCTRARALYDGRLAPSVDDVRALAEPILQHRMALTFSARAEGIGIRDVIADLVATKAG from the coding sequence ATGGGACGCATCGAAACCAGCGCTGATCCGATTGACGAGAAAGCCGTGATCGCCGCTGCCGAGAAGGCACTGGCTGACATATCAGAAGTCAAGAAGGCGGTCTCCGAGGTGATCTTCGGACAGGAAAGCGTGGTCGAGCAGACCCTGCTCGCGGTGCTCTCGGGTGGCCATGCGCTGCTCGTCGGTGTCCCCGGTCTCGCCAAGACCAAGCTGGTCACGACGCTTGGCGCGGTTCTTGGCCTGTCCGCAAACCGCATCCAGTTCACCCCGGACCTGATGCCGTCGGACATTTTGGGCTCGGAAGTGATGGACCAGGACGAGAACAATCGCCGCTCGTTCCGGTTTCTGCCCGGCCCGGTGTTCACACAACTGCTGATGGCCGATGAGATCAACCGCGCCTCGCCGCGCACCCAGTCCGCGCTTTTGCAGGCGATGCAGGAGTATCATGTCACCGTGGCCGGCGCCGCCCATGATCTGCCGCGCCCCTTCCATGTGCTGGCAACCCAGAACCCGCTCGAGCAGGAAGGCACCTACCCCCTGCCCGAAGCCCAGCTCGACCGCTTCTTGCTGCAGGTCGACGTGTCCTATCCGGAAATGGCGGCAGAGCGCCGGATCCTGCTGGAAACCACCGGCGGTGCCGATGCCACGCCGCGCGCGGCCATCACCATGGAACGGCTTGCCGAGATCCAGGCCCTGATCCGCAAGATGCCGGTGCCCGAATCGGTTGTCGATGCGATCCTCGAACTGGTCCGCGCCGCCCGTCCGGGACATGGCAATGCCAAGGTGGATGAGAGCGTCTCCTGGGGCCCCGGTCCGCGTGCCGGGCAGGCCATGATGCTGTGCACCCGCGCCCGCGCCCTCTATGACGGCCGTCTTGCGCCGTCCGTGGACGATGTCCGCGCTCTTGCCGAACCGATCCTGCAGCACCGCATGGCGCTGACCTTCTCGGCGCGCGCCGAAGGCATCGGGATTCGCGATGTGATCGCCGATCTCGTCGCCACGAAGGCCGGGTAA
- a CDS encoding DUF58 domain-containing protein yields the protein MAPVGQLTQPTARLDALARARQRAALLPDCLAEARRVANTVIAGWHGRRKRGIGETFWQFRPYVDGESLSRIDWRRSARDDNLYVRDREWEAAHTIWLWADRSPSMLFKSDTAMVGKESRALVLLLALAEILARSGERIGCPGVMEPVASRNAAERLALALSHAPAETGLPDLSQIGRMSDVVLISDFLDEADAMETSIGPAAKRGIRGHVIEICDPAEEVFPYSGRTEFRDPETGQKLVAGRAETVAEDYRRAWLARRETMAQSVRRLGWSYLPHRTDRLASEALAAAHGRLSGIPAARKVVST from the coding sequence ATGGCTCCGGTCGGCCAGCTCACCCAACCCACCGCACGGCTGGATGCGCTCGCCCGGGCGCGCCAGCGCGCGGCGCTGCTGCCCGATTGCCTGGCCGAGGCCCGGCGTGTGGCCAACACGGTGATTGCCGGCTGGCACGGCCGCCGCAAGCGCGGCATTGGGGAAACCTTCTGGCAATTCCGGCCCTATGTGGATGGCGAATCGCTGTCGCGCATCGATTGGCGCCGTTCGGCCCGCGACGACAATCTCTATGTCCGCGACCGCGAATGGGAAGCTGCCCACACCATCTGGCTCTGGGCCGACCGCTCGCCGTCAATGCTGTTCAAATCCGACACTGCGATGGTGGGCAAGGAAAGCCGCGCGCTGGTCTTGCTGCTGGCGCTCGCGGAAATTCTGGCGCGCTCCGGCGAGCGCATCGGCTGCCCCGGCGTGATGGAACCGGTCGCATCGCGCAACGCCGCCGAACGGCTGGCGCTCGCGCTCTCGCATGCACCGGCTGAGACCGGACTGCCCGATCTCAGCCAGATCGGCAGGATGAGCGATGTGGTGCTGATCAGCGACTTTCTCGACGAGGCCGATGCCATGGAAACATCCATAGGCCCTGCCGCAAAGCGCGGCATTCGTGGCCATGTGATCGAGATCTGCGACCCCGCCGAGGAAGTCTTTCCCTATTCCGGCCGGACCGAATTTCGTGATCCCGAAACCGGCCAGAAACTGGTCGCCGGCCGCGCCGAAACAGTTGCCGAGGATTACCGCCGGGCCTGGCTTGCCCGGCGGGAAACCATGGCCCAGAGCGTGCGCCGGCTCGGCTGGAGCTACCTGCCGCACCGCACGGACCGGCTCGCCTCCGAAGCCCTGGCCGCCGCCCACGGCCGGCTTTCCGGAATTCCTGCGGCAAGGAAGGTGGTGTCCACATGA
- a CDS encoding DUF4159 domain-containing protein: protein MIAGLPIAFGAPAILFGLLALPVIWWLLRLTPPRPAAEPFAPLAILARVLKPEETPSRSPWWLTLLRLLIAALVILALAEPVLNPRDRALSTNGPLALIIDNSWASASDWDARVEAAEALIAEAESSNLPVSIVLTADRRHDATPTTVERARDQLRAAKPRPLKPERDAAVTALIAAFGETAPGTIAFLTDDIDTEETNAALTRLSGLNPAAIRIIGADDPAGLILTQSDNGADSLTVEASRLETQDSENFRLVARDSKGREIATGPLAFDAGEASASGTITAPFEIRNDIARIDVLGRESAAGQLLDDSFRRRRVALISGEAADIAQPLLSPLYYINRALSPYADLIEAETADMTTAVPELLRLSPAVIVLADIGTLPGEVAGPLNEWIERGGTLIRFAGPRLAAAPADDPLAPVLLRKGERELGGALSWIEPQPLAGYPPNSPFAGLPTPRDVTVSRQVLAEPSAELAARTWASLADGTPLVTASERGSGRIVLFHVTAEASWSTLPISGHFVDMLRRVVQLSRAVSGGGEAGSGILPPWRLLDASGALLPASGDAKPLDLTGTDTIRAGHDNPPGLYGTEDGFVALNLFAPGETLAPIEIPAFDAPVTRAQLTGDSAVDFRPWLFGAALAALLADTLIVLVLNGGFRGGMRRRGVIPASAAAAAALLLAIALPLGLGFAPGPAHAQDSQPGDTELLESLDQTRLAYVITGDDDTDETSKMGLDSLSNFLTSRTALEPGTAIGVDIETDQLALYSLIYWPMSEDADDPSPAAISRIDAYMKSGGTVLFDTRDRIAELGGGSSSLTLKMQRILANLDIPPLEPVPEDHVLTKSFFLLDAFPGRYADGPLWVEAIPETEDPATRPARAGDGVSSILITGNDLAAAWALDERGYPMFSTVPPDPWQREYAYRAGVNIVMYMLTGNYKADQVHIPALLERLGQ, encoded by the coding sequence ATGATCGCCGGTCTGCCCATTGCCTTCGGCGCTCCGGCCATCCTGTTCGGGCTCCTGGCCCTGCCGGTGATCTGGTGGCTGTTGCGGCTGACCCCGCCAAGACCGGCCGCTGAACCCTTCGCACCGCTGGCGATCCTGGCCCGCGTGCTCAAGCCCGAGGAAACCCCGTCGCGCAGCCCCTGGTGGCTGACCTTGCTCAGACTGCTGATAGCCGCTCTGGTGATCCTGGCGCTTGCCGAGCCGGTGCTCAATCCCCGCGACAGGGCGCTCAGCACCAACGGACCGCTGGCTCTGATCATCGACAACAGCTGGGCCAGCGCCTCTGACTGGGATGCCCGCGTCGAGGCTGCCGAGGCGCTGATTGCCGAAGCAGAAAGCAGCAATCTGCCGGTGTCCATCGTTCTGACCGCCGACCGCCGCCATGACGCAACACCGACCACCGTCGAACGCGCCCGTGACCAACTACGTGCGGCCAAGCCGCGGCCTTTGAAGCCTGAGCGCGATGCCGCGGTCACCGCACTGATTGCAGCCTTCGGCGAAACCGCACCCGGCACCATCGCGTTCCTGACCGATGACATCGACACCGAAGAGACCAACGCGGCACTCACCCGGCTCTCGGGCCTCAATCCTGCCGCCATCCGCATCATTGGCGCCGACGACCCTGCAGGCCTGATCCTGACCCAATCGGACAATGGCGCAGACTCTCTCACCGTCGAGGCCAGCCGTCTGGAAACCCAGGACTCCGAAAACTTCCGCCTCGTCGCCCGCGACAGCAAGGGCCGCGAGATTGCCACCGGTCCCTTGGCTTTCGATGCAGGCGAAGCGAGTGCCAGCGGCACCATCACCGCACCTTTCGAAATCCGCAACGACATTGCCCGGATCGATGTCCTCGGACGCGAAAGCGCTGCAGGCCAGCTACTTGACGACAGCTTTCGCCGCCGCCGTGTGGCGTTGATTTCCGGCGAGGCAGCCGACATCGCCCAGCCCCTGCTCTCACCGCTTTACTACATCAACCGTGCGCTCTCCCCCTATGCCGATCTGATCGAGGCCGAGACCGCCGACATGACCACGGCAGTCCCCGAACTACTCAGACTGTCGCCGGCCGTGATCGTGCTGGCCGACATCGGCACCCTGCCCGGCGAGGTCGCAGGCCCGCTCAATGAATGGATCGAACGCGGCGGTACACTGATACGCTTCGCCGGACCGCGGCTGGCCGCAGCACCCGCCGACGATCCGCTGGCGCCGGTGCTGCTGCGCAAGGGCGAGCGCGAACTGGGCGGCGCGCTGTCCTGGATCGAGCCACAGCCGCTGGCCGGCTATCCGCCCAACAGTCCCTTTGCCGGATTGCCGACCCCGCGCGACGTCACAGTCAGCCGCCAGGTTCTGGCCGAGCCCTCCGCAGAGCTCGCGGCGCGCACCTGGGCCAGTCTTGCGGATGGAACGCCACTGGTGACCGCGTCGGAGCGCGGTTCAGGCCGGATCGTGCTGTTTCATGTCACCGCGGAAGCCAGCTGGTCGACGCTTCCGATCTCTGGCCATTTCGTTGATATGCTCCGCCGCGTCGTTCAATTGTCCCGCGCCGTCAGCGGCGGCGGCGAGGCCGGATCCGGCATTCTGCCACCATGGCGCCTGCTTGACGCTTCGGGCGCGCTGCTTCCTGCAAGCGGTGACGCCAAACCGCTGGACCTGACCGGCACAGACACGATCCGCGCTGGCCATGACAATCCGCCCGGGCTCTACGGCACCGAGGACGGTTTCGTCGCCCTCAACCTGTTTGCCCCGGGCGAAACGCTCGCACCCATCGAGATTCCCGCCTTCGATGCACCGGTGACCCGGGCGCAACTGACCGGCGACAGCGCTGTGGATTTCAGGCCCTGGCTGTTCGGCGCTGCCCTTGCCGCGCTGCTCGCCGACACGCTGATCGTGCTGGTCCTGAATGGCGGCTTCCGCGGTGGCATGCGCCGCCGGGGCGTCATACCCGCTTCAGCAGCAGCAGCCGCGGCACTGCTGCTGGCCATTGCCCTGCCGCTTGGCCTCGGCTTCGCTCCGGGCCCGGCCCATGCCCAGGATTCGCAGCCTGGCGACACCGAGCTCCTCGAAAGTCTTGACCAAACCCGCCTCGCCTATGTGATCACCGGCGACGACGACACCGACGAGACCAGCAAGATGGGCCTCGACAGCCTGTCGAATTTCCTCACAAGCCGCACCGCGCTGGAGCCCGGAACGGCCATCGGCGTCGACATCGAGACCGATCAGCTTGCACTGTACTCGCTGATCTACTGGCCTATGAGCGAGGATGCGGATGATCCCTCCCCCGCCGCCATCAGCCGAATCGACGCCTATATGAAAAGCGGTGGCACGGTGCTGTTCGACACCCGTGACCGGATCGCCGAACTTGGCGGCGGCTCGAGCAGCCTGACGCTGAAAATGCAGCGGATCCTCGCCAATCTCGACATCCCGCCGCTCGAGCCGGTGCCGGAAGACCACGTGCTGACAAAATCCTTCTTCCTGCTCGACGCCTTCCCAGGGCGCTATGCGGACGGGCCGCTCTGGGTCGAGGCAATCCCTGAAACCGAGGATCCGGCGACACGGCCTGCGCGCGCGGGCGACGGGGTCTCGTCGATCCTGATCACCGGCAACGACTTGGCCGCGGCCTGGGCGCTCGATGAACGCGGCTATCCGATGTTCTCGACGGTGCCGCCCGATCCCTGGCAGCGCGAATACGCCTATCGCGCCGGCGTCAACATCGTGATGTACATGCTCACCGGCAACTACAAGGCCGACCAAGTGCACATTCCAGCTCTGCTCGAACGATTGGGGCAGTGA
- the ggpS gene encoding glucosylglycerol-phosphate synthase, which yields MASDLVIVYHRQPYEEVEEDGKIVLRENKSPNGIVPTLKGFFGRVDKGAWVAWKLAEDAANPDFERVIDIEDSYGKYSVTRLPLTPDQVSSFYHITSKEAFWPILHSFKERYNYDPVDWPTFREVNWAFAEAAAAEAAPGAVVWVHDYNLWLVPGYLRKLRPDVRISFFHHTPFPSADMFNVLPWRREIVESLLACDVVGFHIPRYAVNFVHVAQSLLEVGPVERKDVNPDFIWEGTALSDRRVPEAVMYQGRRIKISSAPVGIDWDYIQECAASEETCENVAAIRSELGDCKLVLSVGRTDYTKGGVQQLESYERLLQAHPELHGNVRLMHVSVGANRNMAAYEEIQGEIEQVAGRINGTFGSFEWQPVALISTAVSFKDLIAYYQQADVCWITPLADGMNLVCKEYVAARTDGDGVLVLSEFAGASVELSSAVITNPFSHRSMDQAIEQALAMPEEERRKRMAMMRETVKRYGIKAWAEDQMGYFDSIETTLSEAS from the coding sequence ATGGCCAGTGATCTCGTCATTGTTTATCATCGCCAACCCTACGAGGAAGTCGAAGAGGACGGTAAGATCGTCCTCAGGGAGAACAAGAGCCCAAATGGCATCGTGCCGACCCTGAAGGGTTTTTTCGGCCGCGTCGACAAGGGGGCCTGGGTTGCCTGGAAACTCGCCGAGGATGCGGCCAATCCCGATTTCGAACGGGTCATCGACATCGAGGACAGTTACGGCAAATACTCGGTCACCCGGCTGCCTTTGACGCCCGACCAAGTGTCGAGCTTTTATCACATCACCTCGAAGGAAGCGTTCTGGCCGATCCTGCATTCGTTCAAGGAACGCTACAATTATGACCCCGTCGACTGGCCGACGTTCCGTGAAGTGAACTGGGCCTTTGCCGAAGCCGCCGCCGCTGAAGCGGCGCCGGGCGCTGTGGTGTGGGTGCATGATTACAATCTCTGGCTGGTTCCGGGATATCTGCGCAAGCTCAGGCCCGATGTGCGAATTTCATTCTTCCACCACACGCCGTTTCCTTCAGCGGACATGTTCAACGTGCTGCCGTGGAGGCGCGAGATCGTCGAAAGCCTTTTGGCATGCGATGTGGTGGGGTTTCATATCCCGCGCTATGCGGTCAATTTTGTCCATGTCGCGCAGAGCCTTCTGGAAGTCGGTCCTGTGGAACGCAAGGATGTGAACCCCGATTTCATCTGGGAAGGAACAGCGCTGTCGGACCGGCGGGTGCCTGAAGCGGTGATGTATCAAGGACGCCGGATCAAGATTTCCAGCGCGCCTGTCGGCATTGACTGGGACTATATCCAGGAATGCGCCGCTTCCGAGGAAACCTGCGAGAACGTTGCGGCGATCCGCTCCGAGCTGGGCGATTGCAAACTTGTTCTTTCGGTCGGCCGAACGGACTACACCAAGGGCGGTGTGCAGCAGCTCGAGAGCTATGAACGGTTGCTGCAGGCCCATCCGGAGTTGCATGGCAATGTGCGGCTGATGCATGTGTCCGTCGGCGCCAACCGCAACATGGCGGCCTATGAAGAGATTCAGGGCGAAATCGAACAGGTTGCCGGTCGTATCAACGGCACTTTCGGATCGTTCGAATGGCAGCCCGTGGCGCTGATTTCGACGGCGGTATCGTTCAAGGACCTGATTGCCTATTACCAGCAGGCAGATGTCTGCTGGATCACACCGCTGGCCGACGGCATGAATCTGGTCTGCAAGGAATATGTGGCGGCCCGTACCGATGGCGATGGCGTGCTGGTGTTGTCCGAATTTGCCGGTGCTTCGGTTGAACTGTCCTCGGCGGTCATCACCAATCCGTTTTCTCACCGCTCGATGGATCAGGCGATCGAACAGGCTCTGGCCATGCCGGAGGAGGAGCGCCGTAAACGCATGGCCATGATGCGCGAAACCGTGAAGCGTTACGGCATCAAGGCCTGGGCCGAAGACCAGATGGGGTATTTCGACAGTATCGAGACAACGCTGTCAGAAGCGAGCTGA
- a CDS encoding HAD family hydrolase, with amino-acid sequence MTLAKTQTPDLTTRKLVLATDLDGTFLGGSDEDRSRLYGWIEDNRATVGLIFVTGRDPKFIGELCRDHGVPWPDYAVGDVGTTIATVSPETGVEPIEHLEQEISARWGDAGDRIRARLDGHPGLSLQPTDFRYRVSYDIDSDRFDASAWDIVLDMGFQPLISDNRFFDVLPDGVSKGPSLRRLVSYLDIQQDRVLCAGDTLNDLSMLECGLPAVAVGNSEPDLISRVAHLEHLHMAQAHGAAGILEAIRAFDMHDLPKGY; translated from the coding sequence ATGACGCTTGCGAAGACCCAGACACCTGATCTGACCACCCGGAAACTTGTTCTGGCGACGGATCTGGACGGCACCTTCCTGGGGGGCAGCGATGAAGACCGAAGCCGCCTCTACGGCTGGATTGAAGACAATCGCGCCACTGTCGGCCTGATCTTTGTCACTGGGCGGGATCCCAAATTTATCGGCGAACTCTGCCGCGACCATGGTGTGCCCTGGCCGGACTATGCCGTGGGTGATGTCGGAACAACCATCGCCACGGTCTCGCCCGAGACCGGCGTGGAACCGATCGAGCACCTGGAGCAGGAGATCTCCGCGCGATGGGGTGATGCCGGCGACAGGATCCGGGCGCGGCTCGACGGCCATCCGGGCCTGAGTTTGCAGCCGACCGATTTCCGCTACCGGGTCAGCTATGACATCGACAGCGACCGTTTCGACGCGTCCGCCTGGGACATCGTTCTGGACATGGGATTCCAGCCGCTGATCTCCGACAACAGGTTCTTTGATGTGCTGCCCGATGGCGTCAGCAAAGGCCCGTCACTGCGGCGGCTGGTGAGTTATCTCGATATCCAGCAGGACCGCGTTCTGTGCGCGGGCGATACGCTGAATGATCTTTCTATGCTCGAATGCGGTTTACCGGCAGTCGCCGTCGGTAATTCGGAACCGGACTTAATCTCGCGCGTTGCTCACCTCGAGCACCTGCACATGGCTCAAGCCCATGGTGCGGCAGGCATTCTGGAGGCAATTCGTGCCTTCGACATGCATGACCTCCCGAAAGGATACTGA
- a CDS encoding NAD(P)H-dependent glycerol-3-phosphate dehydrogenase: MTYLGTQAEDLSSPSLPFRKICVVGAGSWGTALASVARSAGRETSIWGRDEATVEAINSRLENPKYLPGIPLPEGIRATTDIAEALDGAEAVLLVTPSRTLRDICLQMRPHLGKGVPIALCAKGIEAGTGCLLSEVASEILTDHQIGALSGPTFASETARGHLTAATIAFQFSYADRLDTASSPAARFAVSLGSDFFRPYISDDLVGVEVGGAIKNVIAIACGMMTGAGYAENTRAALIVRGMDEMKTLADVFGGRRETVTGLAGAGDLTLTCSSQTSRNMSLGVQLGRGIPREHCFDGKAVVVEGEVNSVSVMDLARRMKLEMPICECVYRILHQGADVKETFAEFWARPIEGERRGLSISIDRPVAAAVEITQ; encoded by the coding sequence ATGACTTATCTAGGCACACAAGCCGAAGACCTGTCCTCTCCGTCCCTTCCCTTCCGTAAAATCTGCGTTGTTGGCGCGGGTTCATGGGGAACAGCCTTGGCCTCAGTGGCGCGCAGCGCCGGCCGCGAAACGTCGATCTGGGGACGTGACGAGGCAACGGTCGAGGCCATCAATTCACGTCTCGAAAATCCGAAATATCTTCCCGGCATCCCACTGCCGGAGGGAATCCGGGCAACAACCGATATCGCCGAGGCGCTTGATGGCGCAGAGGCCGTCCTGCTGGTGACGCCGTCGCGCACCTTGCGCGACATCTGTCTTCAGATGCGCCCGCATCTGGGCAAGGGCGTGCCGATCGCATTGTGCGCCAAGGGCATCGAGGCCGGAACGGGATGTCTTCTCAGTGAGGTGGCGTCGGAAATCCTGACCGATCACCAGATTGGCGCCCTTTCAGGCCCGACCTTTGCCTCCGAAACCGCTCGTGGTCACCTGACTGCGGCGACCATTGCCTTTCAGTTCTCCTATGCCGACCGGCTCGACACCGCTTCGAGCCCCGCAGCCCGGTTTGCTGTTTCGCTCGGGTCGGACTTCTTCAGGCCCTACATCTCCGACGATCTCGTCGGCGTGGAAGTGGGTGGTGCAATCAAGAACGTGATCGCCATTGCCTGCGGAATGATGACCGGCGCCGGCTATGCCGAGAACACCCGCGCGGCGCTGATCGTTCGGGGCATGGATGAAATGAAGACGCTTGCGGATGTGTTCGGCGGCCGCCGCGAAACAGTGACGGGCCTGGCCGGGGCCGGCGACCTGACACTGACCTGCTCTTCGCAGACCTCGCGCAACATGTCGCTCGGGGTTCAGCTCGGAAGGGGCATCCCGCGCGAGCACTGCTTTGACGGCAAGGCCGTTGTGGTGGAGGGCGAGGTGAACTCGGTTTCCGTCATGGACCTTGCGCGCCGGATGAAACTCGAAATGCCGATATGCGAATGTGTCTACCGGATTCTGCACCAGGGCGCAGATGTGAAGGAAACATTTGCGGAGTTCTGGGCGCGCCCGATCGAAGGCGAGCGCCGTGGGCTTTCGATCTCAATAGATCGCCCCGTTGCAGCAGCCGTGGAGATAACCCAATGA
- a CDS encoding GNAT family N-acetyltransferase, with amino-acid sequence MPCHDFVFLTEDASHDAAINHINEEAFGPGRFVRSSERVREQGPHDRQLSFVATDRGETIGSVRMTPILAGTTTGYLLGPLAVRPSHKNLGIGRELVRIALAAAEKSGSPMVLLVGDPPYYAPLGFAPTKPGALTMPGPFDAHRLLAACFGKIDPMALEGEIQHMNRHPQV; translated from the coding sequence ATGCCCTGCCACGATTTTGTCTTTCTCACCGAAGACGCGTCTCATGACGCGGCCATCAATCACATCAACGAAGAAGCCTTTGGTCCGGGGCGGTTTGTCCGCTCGTCCGAACGTGTTCGCGAACAGGGGCCGCATGACCGCCAATTGTCCTTTGTGGCAACCGATCGCGGCGAAACGATTGGCTCGGTGCGGATGACGCCGATCCTTGCCGGGACCACAACGGGGTACCTGCTTGGTCCGCTGGCTGTTCGCCCCTCGCACAAGAATCTCGGCATTGGCCGCGAACTGGTCCGGATTGCCTTGGCTGCCGCAGAAAAATCGGGAAGTCCGATGGTTCTGCTTGTCGGGGATCCGCCTTATTACGCGCCGCTCGGTTTTGCGCCGACAAAGCCTGGCGCGTTGACAATGCCGGGGCCGTTTGATGCGCACCGGCTTCTTGCAGCCTGTTTTGGCAAGATCGACCCGATGGCGCTTGAAGGTGAAATCCAGCACATGAACCGCCATCCACAGGTTTGA